A genomic region of Mugil cephalus isolate CIBA_MC_2020 chromosome 5, CIBA_Mcephalus_1.1, whole genome shotgun sequence contains the following coding sequences:
- the LOC125008474 gene encoding thiosulfate sulfurtransferase/rhodanese-like domain-containing protein 2 — protein sequence MEFMNWEVDTSSCGGLKHEKQLSSSQRRYYSFCRRKSFAAFVASKRLVGQEEGSASWSCCGQTFNEHSAVHKHVARNHSSEIQQLTQATYERLLEQLEEEPETRRPNEREASEEVDVSAWIPDISHISEEQLKSGPGKVLLYYHYCQVEEPHVICAWQKALCEKLHLTGKVRVATEGINGTVGGTNVAADVYIEAMRSHPLFNMDEEDFKTSDGGAECFTNLKVGVYKEIVPMGVDPDVISYQLAGVHLEPEEFHKEVEALVAKGDVSSDTILLDCRNFYESKIGQFTRCLAPNIRKFSYFPDYVDQNLELFRDKKVLMYCTGGIRCERGSAYLRSKDVCKEVYQLKGGIHKYLERFPDGFYRGKLFVFDERYAISSNDDVISDCRYCGRPWDRYELCSTQFCCQLVLSCPGCRRDGRTACCPTCQTKGQARGDATPHHKEECECTDGRPRIPQDVQ from the exons ATGGAGTTCATGAACTGGGAGGTGGACACTTCATCGTGTGGTGGCTTAAAACACGAGAAACAACTTTCCAGCTCACAGAGGAGATACTACAGCTTCTGTAGGAGGaag TCGTTCGCCGCCTTCGTGGCGTCCAAGCGGCTCGTCGGTCAGGAGGAAGGAAGCGCATCCTGGAGCTGCTGCGGCCAAACCTTCAACGAACACTCGGCCGTCCACAAACACGTGGCCAgaaatcacagctctgagatacAGCAGCTCACGCAGGCCACGTACGAGCGTCTGTTAGAGCAGCTGGAAGAAGAACCTGAAACGCGGCGGCCGAACGAGCGCGAGGCGTCCGAGGAGGTGGACGTCTCTGCGTGGATCCCCGACATCAGCCACATCTCTGAGGAGCAGCTTAAAAG TGGCCCAGGCAAAGTTCTCCTCTACTATCACTACTGTCAGGTGGAGGAGCCGCACGTCATCTGCGCTTGGCAGAAAGCTTTATGTGAGAAGCTCCACTTAACGGGAAAG GTGAGGGTGGCGACCGAAGGCATCAATGGAACGGTGGGCGGCACCAACGTGGCTGCAGACGTTTACATCGAAGCTATGCGTTCGCATCCGCTGTTCAACATGGACGAAGAGGATTTTAAG acCAGTGATGGAGGTGCAGAGTGTTTCACAAACCTCAAGGTCGGCGTCTATAAGGAGATCGTCCCGATGGGAGTGGATCCTGATGTTATTTCCTACCAGCTGGCAG GAGTTCATCTGGAGCCCGAAGAGTTTCACAAGGAAGTGGAGGCTCTCGTGGCCAAAGGCGACGTGAGCAGCGACACCATCCTCCTGGACTGCCGCAATTTTTACGAGAGCAAAATT GGGCAGTTCACTCGATGCCTGGCACCGAACATCCGCAAATTCAGCTACTTCCCGGACTACGTGGACCAGAACCTGGAgctgttcagagacaagaaggTCCTGATGTACTGCACGGGAGGAATCCGCTGTGAGCGCGGCTCCGCGTACCTCCGCTCCAAA GATGTCTGCAAAGAGGTTTACCAGCTGAAAGGTGGAATTCATAAATATCTGGAGCGTTTCCCGGACGGTTTTTACCGAGGGAAACTTTTTGTGTTTGACGAACGCTACGCCATCTCCTCCAACGACGACGTCATCTCAG ACTGCAGGTACTGCGGGCGTCCGTGGGACCGCTACGAGCTCTGTTCCACTCAGTTCTGCTGCCAGCTGGTTCTGTCCTGTCCCGGCTGCAGACGGGACGGACGCACCGCCTGCTGTCCCACCTGCCAGACCAAAGGACAGGCCCGGGGAGACGCGACCCCGCATCACAAAGAGGAGTGCGAGTGCACGGACGGGCGTCCCAGAATCCCTCAGGACGTGCAGTGA
- the LOC125008473 gene encoding nuclear cap-binding protein subunit 1, translating to MSRRRHSDENDGGQAHKRRRTSEPIEIEDRLESLICRVGEKSTSSLESNLEGLAGVLEADLPNYKNKILRILCAVARLLPEKLTVYTTLVGLLNARNYNFGGEFVEAMIRQLKETLKNNLYNEAVYLVRFLSDLVNCHVIAAPSMVAMFENFVSVTQEEDVPQVRSDWFVYVVLSCLPWVGKELYEKKDVEMDRLLSQVEGYLKRRVKTHVPMLQVWTAEKPHPQEEYLDCLWAQIQKLKKDRWQERHILRPYIAFDSVLCEALQHNLPPFTPPGHMPDAQYPMPRVIFRMFDYTDAPEGPVMPGSHSVERFVIEENLHCIINTHWKERKTCAAQLLSYPGKNKIPLNYHIVEVIFGELFQLPSPPHIDVMYTTLLIELCKLQPGSLPQVLAQATEMLYMRLDTMNTACIDRLINWFSHHLSNFQFRWSWDDWSDCLAVDLDKPKPKFVKEVLEKCMRLSYHQRIVDIVPSTFSALIPAEPIFSYKYLDESGSSLPGYPVSITVGNAIKSRATNEEILTILKDVPNPNQEDDDDEGESFNPLKIDVFLQTLLHLAAKSFSHSFSALGKFHEILKALTDCDEGKLHILKVVYEVWRNHPQMIAVLVDKMIRTQIVDCAAVANWLFSQDMAHEFTRLFIWEILHSTIRKMNKHVQKIQKELEEAKDKLEKQQHKRRDSGDDEEMDKNSEDEEGQLEEQIERLQEKVESAQSEQKNLFLVIFQRFIMLLTEHLVRCETGSVDISTSWYKNCIERLQQVFLMHHVTIQQYMGTLENLLFTAELDPHILAVYQQFCALQL from the exons ATGTCCAGGAGACGACACAGCGACGAGAATGACG GAGGTCAAGCCCACAAAAGGCGGAGGACGTCGGAGCCAATTGAGATCGAAGACCGCCTAGAGTCGCTGATATGTCGCGTGGGGGAAAAG AGTACCTCGTCCCTCGAGAGCAACTTGGAGGGACTCGCCGGCGTTTTAGAGGCAGATCTAccaaactacaaaaacaaaatcctgcGCATCTTATGTGCTGT TGCGCGCCTCCTTCCTGAAAAGCTGACCGTGTACACAACGTTAGTCGGCCTCCTCAATGCCAGGAACTACAACTTTGGGGGCGAGTTTGTTGAGGCCATGATCAGGCAACTCAAGGAGACGCTGAAAAACAACTTGTACAATGAAGCCGTTTACttg GTGCGTTTTCTTTCCGACTTGGTCAACTGCCACGTGATTGCCGCTCCGTCTATGGTGGCCATGTTCGAAAACTTCGTCAGTGTTACTCAGGAGGAAGATGTGCCTCAG GTTCGGTCGGACTGGTTTGTGTACGttgtcctgtcctgtctgcCCTGGGTCGGTAAAGAGCTCTACGAGAAGAAGGACGTGGAGATGGACCGGCTCCTCAGCCAGGTGGAGGGCTACCTCAA GAGGAGAGTAAAGACTCACGTCCCGATGCTGCAGGTGTGGACTGCAGAGAAGCCCCACCCACAAgaggag TACCTGGACTGTCTCTGGGCTCAGATCCAGAAGCTGAAGAAAGACCGGTGGCAGGAGCGTCACATCCTGCGTCCGTACATCGCCTTCGACAGCGTCCTCTGCGAAGCCCTGCAGCACAACCTGCCCCCCTTCACCCCACCGGGACACATGCCCGACGCCCAGTACCCCATGCCCCGGGTCATCTTCCGCATGTTTGACTACACTGATGCTCCAGAG GGACCCGTTATGCCCGGCAGCCATTCTGTGGAGAGATTCGTCATAGAAGAAAACCTGCACTGTATCATTAACACTCactggaaggagaggaaaacatG CGCCGCCCAGTTACTCAGCTACccagggaaaaataaaatcccgCTCAACTACCACATCGTGGAG GTGATATTTGGAGAGTTGTTCCAGCTCCCGTCTCCGCCTCACATCGACGTCATGTACACCACGCTGCTCATCGAGCTCTGCAAGCTGCAGCCCGGCTCGTTGCCCCAAGTC TTGGCTCAAGCCACAGAGATGCTTTACATGAGACTGGACACCATGAACACCGCCTGCATAGACAG ACTAATCAACTGGTTTTCTCACCATTTGAGCAACTTCCAGTTTCGGTGGAGCTGGGACGACTG GTCCGACTGCTTGGCCGTGGATCTGGATAAGCCCAAGCCCAAGTTTGTAAAGGAGGTTCTGGAGAAGTGCATGAG ACTTTCGTACCATCAGAGGATAGTGGACATCGTCCCTTCGACCTTCTCAGCCCTCATTCCTGCTGAACCCATCTTCTCTTACAAATACTTGGATGAGAGCGGCT CTTCGTTACCCGGTTACCCCGTCTCCATCACCGTTGGAAACGCCATCAAGAGCCGAGCGACCAATGAGGAGATCCTCACCATCCTCAAAGACGTCCCCAACCCCAACCAAGAAGACGACGACG ACGAAGGCGAGAGCTTCAACCCTCTGAAGATCGACGTGTTCCTACAGACTCTGCTCCACCTGGCAGCCAAATCCTTCAGCCACTCCTTCAGCGCCCTCGGAAA GTTCCACGAGATCCTGAAGGCTCTGACGGACTGCGACGAGGGGAAACTGCACATCCTCAAAGTGGTGTATGAAGTGTGGAGGAACCACCCACAG ATGATTGCAGTGTTGGTGGACAAAATGATCCGGACCCAGATCGTGGACTGCGCTGCCGTCGCCAACTGGCTCTTCTCTCAGGACATGGCTCACGAGTTCACCAG ACTTTTCATCTGGGAGATTCTGCACTCGACCATCCGGAAGATGAACAAGCACGTGCAGAAGAtccagaaggagctggaggaggccaaagacaaactggagaagcagcagcacaagaGG AGGGACAGCGGAGACGACGAGGAGATGGACAAGAAcagcgaggacgaggaggggcagctggaggagcagatCGAGAGGCTGCAGGAGAAGGTGGAGTCGGCTCAGAGCGAACAGAAAAACCTCTTCCTCGTCATCTTCCAG cGTTTCATCATGTTGTTGACGGAGCATCTGGTCCGATGTGAGACGGGAAGCGTCGACATCAGCACGTCCTGGTACAAGAACTGTATCGAGAGGCTGCAGCAGGTTTTCCTCATG CACCACGTCACCATCCAGCAGTACATGGGAACCCTGGAGAACCTGCTGTTCACGGCCGAGCTCGACCCCCACATCCTGGCCGTGTACCAGCAGTTCTGTGCCCTGCAGCTCTGA